The Natronosporangium hydrolyticum nucleotide sequence CCTGATCGGGGAGGAGAACCAGTGACGACCCTGGATGGTGCGACCGCCGAAGTGGTGCGGAGCTACCTGTTGTCGGCGGCCGAGGAGATGCGGGCGACCCTCATCCGCACCTCGTTCAACCCAGTCATCTACGAGGTCCACGACTTCGGCATGTCGATGTACGACGCCCAGCTGCGGCTGATCGCCGAAGCCACCGGCTTGGGTATCTTTCTCGGGGCGAACGACTACTCGCTGCGGAAGGGAGTCGAGTACGTCGGCCGGGAGAATCTCTACCCGGGTGATGTGGTGCTGCTGAACTATCCTTACTGGAACGCTGCCCACTCGTACGACGCCACGCTGTTCGCGCCGGTGTTCCAACCCGATCCGGCTGACCCGGGCGGCGATGGTGAGCTGGTGGCGTTCCTATGCATTCGAGCACACTGGATGGACCTGGGCGCGAAGGACCCGGGCTACGTCCTCGACTCCACCGATGTCCACCAGGAGGGGCTACTCTTTCCGGGGACCAAGGTGGTGGAGCGGGGCGAGCCGGTGCGCGCGATCCACGAGCTGATCCGGTTCAACTCGCGGATGCCGGGGGAGACCCTCGGCGATCTGCACGCCCAGATCGCGGCGCTGCGCACCGGCGAGCGGCGGTTCCTGGAGATCCTGGGCAAGTTCGGCAAGCCGGCCGTGGCGTCGGCGATCGAGTGGATGATCGCCGACGGGAAGGCCCGGACCTCGGCGGCGTTGGCGACGCTGCCGCAGGGTAGCTGGACCGCCGTCGACTGGCTCGACGACGACGGGGTCGGCGACGAGCCGGTGCGGATGCAGGCCACCGTCACCATCGCCGACGGCACCTTCACCGTCGACTTCGCCGGCTCCTCGGCGGCGGTGCGGGGGCCGGTCAACATGCCCTTCGGTGCCACCGAGGCGATCTGCAAAGTGGTGTTGAAGTCGCTCACCTCACGGGACCAGCCCTCCAACGAGGGGACCACGGCACCGTTGCGGGTCCGCGCCGAGCCGAGCACGCTGTTCCACGCGGTCTACCCGCAGCCGACCTTCACGCTGTGGACCGGCAACGTCGCACTGGAGCTGATCTACAAGGCGTTGGCCCAGGGCATGGCCGAGCAGCTGCCGGCGAGCTCGGGCGGCGATCTGCCCGGTTTCATGATGGTCGGGGTACACCCCGACACCGGGCAGCTCTTCGCCGTCAGCAACAACGAACCGGTCGGCTGGGGCGGTGCCCCGGAACACGACGGGGCGAACGCCACCAGCCACGTCGCCGCCTGTACCGGCCGGGCCACCCCGGTCGAGGTGATGGAGGCGCGGACCGGCATGTTCATCGAGCGGTGGGAGATCCGGACGGACTCCGGCGGGGCCGGCCAGTTCCGCGGCGGTGCCGGGCTCCGGCGCGATATCACGTTCGTCAGCCCGGGCGAGTTCCTCTCGGTGATCAAGAAGACCCGGACCCGGCCCTGGGCGCTGCTCGGCGGCGAGGAGCCGGAGCCGAACCAGTTCGTTGTGCACCCGGGTACCGACCGGGAGGCGCGGGTCAGCACCACCCGTACCCCGGTACAACCTGGTGACCGGGTCACCGTGCTCACCGCCGGGGGTGGTGGGCACGGTGACCCACGTCAACGCGACCCGGAGTCGGTACGCCGGGATGTCGCGGAGGGCTACGTGTCGGCCGAGGCCGCGCGGGAGATCTACGGAGTGGCGCCGTGACCCGCCCCGGGAAGCCCGCGCCGGTGGTGCTCACCAACTGCACTGTGATCGATGCCCGGGTGCTCGACGGGGTGGCGCCGCTGCCGCAGGCGGCGGTCTGGGTGACCGGTGGCCGGATCGCCGAGGTGGGACCGGCGGAGAAGGTCGTCGACCAGGCCCGCGCCGCCGGCGACGTGACCGAGGTGGACCTGGATGGCGCCTATCTGACCCCCGGCCTGGTCAACATGCACACCCACCTGTCGCTGTCGCTGCCCGGCCGGCGGGGAGACGGGATCCGGGGGTTGAGTCCGCACGAGTTGGCGCTCTACATGGCCGACGGCGCCCGACGCACGCTCGCCGGCGGCGTCACCACCGTGCGCTGTGTCGCGGAGAAGGACCACGCCGACTTCGCGCTGCGGCGCGCGATCAAGACCGGCCGGGCGTACGGTCCGCGGATCTTCACCGCCGGCCAGGCGCTGGTCTGTACCGGTGGCCACGGCCACGGCGGCGGCGAGACGCTGGAGTGCGACGGCCCCACCGGTTTCCGCCGGGGGGTCCGGACCCAGGTCCGGGCCGGCGCCGACCTGATCAAGGTGATGATCTCGGGTGGGATCGCCGGTGAGCATGAGCAGATCGACACTCGACAGCTCTTCCCGGACGAGCTAGCCGCGGTCATCGAGACCGCCCACGCCTGGGGTCGGAAGGTCACCGCGCACGCCGGCCCAGCTTCGGTGATCGCCGACGCGGTGGCGCAAGGGCTGGACTGTGTCGAGCACGGGTATCAGCTCACCGACGAAATCGCCGAGCAGATGGCGGCGCGGGGCACGGCGTTGGTGCCGACGCTGCTAGTGACCCGGTGCAAGGAGTTCTTCGACGAGCTCGGGGTGCCAGAGTGGATGCAGTGCCGCTCACTCGGTGCCGGACCCCGGCATCTGGAGAGCTACCAGGCGGCGTTGCGGGCCGGGGTGGAGATTCTGCTCGGCAGCGACATGCCGCCGTTCTGGCCGTTCGAGGGCACCAACGCCACCGTTCGGGAACTGGAGTATCTCGCCGAAGCCGGCCTTCCCCCGGCGCGGGCGCTCTACGCGGGCACGCTCGGGCCGGTGCGGTGGCTGGCCGCGGAGGCGGATCTAGGCACAGTGGAATCCGGAAAGTACGCGGATCTGATCGCGATGGACGGCGACCCGACCGCGGACACCGGCGCCTTCCGAGGCGTCCGGTGGGTCATGAAGGGTGGCCGGGTCGTCCGTGACGACCGGGCGGGATGGAGTATCTGATGCGACGACTAGTGGCCTACGAGCACGGTGAGCCGGAGCAGGTGCTCACCGTCGCCGACCTACCCGACGACCCGCCACCGGGCGCTGGCGAGGTGCAACTGGCGGTCCACGCGGTAGGGCTGAACTTCCTCGATGTCTCGTTGTGCCGGGGTAACTACCCGATGCTGCCCGATCCGCCCTATACCCCGGGAGTGGAGGTCGCCGGCCGGGTGGTGGCCGCCGGTGCGGGGGCAACGGAGCTGCTGGGCGAGGAGGTCATCGCCTGCCCGACCCTGCCGCGTGGGGCGCTGGGGGAGACCGTGACCGTCGCCGCCGACCTGGTGGTACGCCGGCCCGCCGACGTGCCGGCGATCGAGGCCGCCGGGTTGCCGGTGATCTATCAGACCGGCTGGTTCGCGCTGGAGCGCGCCTGGGTGGGCGCCGGCGACACGGTGCTGATCCACGCTGGTGCCGGCGGCGTCGGGATCGCCACCACCCAACTCGCGGTGGCCCGGGGCGCGACCGTCTTCTGCACCGCCGGTGGTCCGGAGAAGGCCGCGGTCTGCCGTGCCCACGGCGCCGCCCTCGCCATCGACTATCAGCGGGAAGATTTCGTGGCCGCGGTGCAGGAGGCGACCGGTGGCCGGGGCGTCGACGTCGTCGTCGACCCGGTCGGCGGCGAAGTCTTTACCCGTTCGATCGAGTGCCTCGCCTTCGAGGGCCGGATGGTGCCGGTCGGCACCGCCGCCGCGCCGCCACCCAAGGTGGATCCGATGGAGCTGGTCGGGGCCAACCTGTCGCTCATCGGTGTGGCGTGGGGATCGGCCTACCCGTGGCACGCGCCGGCCGCGGTCGCCAAGGCGTACCAGGAGCTGTTCTCGTTGTACCGCAGTGGAGACATCCGACCGCCGGTGTCGCGGGTGGTGCCGCTGGCGCAGACCCCGCAGGTGCTCGCCGACCTCGGCGCCCGGCGTACCACCGGCAAGCTGGTGGTCCAGGTAGGAGCGGACGATGGCTGACGAAGCGGACGTGACTGAGGTGTACGACCTGCGGGTCACTGTGGACCGGATCGACGGCCGGTCGGCCTGCGGCATGGCGGTCGGCGACTGCTTTGAGCTGGTGGAGAGCGCGCACCTGCGCCTGCCCGACGGCAAACCGTTCTGCGTCTGGGCGCTCGCCGCGGTGCTGCCGTTTCTCGCCGCCAAACAGCGGGAGCTGCCGGCCGGCGACTGGCTGGCGCAGGATGCCCACTTCTGCTGCCCCGACCCGGAAGAAGGGTTGGTCATGAAGGTAGAGCGGACCGGCCGGCGGCGGCTACCGACCTCGGAGCTCACATGAGCGAGATCGGGCTGGGGGTGCAGAGCGACAAACGCCCCGGCGAGTACGCCGCCCTGGCCGCCCTGGCCGAAGGGTACGGCTTCGACGTGGTCAGTGTCTACGGCGACCTGATGTACCAGCCGCCGCTCGGGCCGCTGCTGGAGATGGCCGGTGCCACCGACCGGATCCGGCTCGGACCGGCCTGCCTGAACCCGTACTCGTTGGCGCCGTACGAGATCGCCGGCCAGATCGCCACCCTGGACGCGGTCTCGGGCGGCCGGGCGTACCTGGGTCTGGCCCGCGGCAGTTGGCTCGACGCGGTCGGTATCGACCAGGCGCGGCCGGTGACCCGGCTGGCTGAGGCGGTCGACGTGATTTACCGGCTGCTCGGCGGCGACACCACCGGTGTCGACGGTCGGGTGTTCCGGCTGGCCCCGGGCACCGCCCTGCGCTTCCCCATCCACCGACCCGATCCGCCGCTGCTGTTGGGTGCCTGGGGGCCGCGGGGGGCGGCGTTGGCGGGCCGGCTCGCCCAGGAGATCAAGGTGGGCGGTAGCGCCAACCCCGAGCTGGTGCCGGTGATCCGGGAGCGAATCCGACCGGGCGCGGAGCGGGCCGGCCGGAGCCTGGACGAGGTCGGCCTGGTCTTCGGCGCGGTAACCGTGGTGGATCTCGACGGTGATGCGGCCCGCGCCACCGCGCGTACCGAGGTGGCGATGTACCTCGCGGTGGTGGCGGAGCTGGACCCGACCGTGGCGCTGCCACCAGGGCTGCTGGCGCAGGTGCAACAGGCGCTGGCGGCCGGCGACGACGCGGCGGCCGGCGCGTTGATCCCGGACGATGTGCTGCACCGGTTTGCCTTCGCGGGCACCCCGGCGGAGGTGGCGGCGCACGCCCGGGCGCTCTTCGACGCCGGGGTCCGGCGGGTCGAGTTCGGAACCCCGCACGGGCTGACCGGCCCGCACGGGGTGGACCTGCTGGGGACCCGGGTGCTGCCACTACTGCGGCCATGACCACCCGCCCCACCAAGCGGGGCGGGCGGGGCGGGGGCGGGGCACGATCGGAGGATGATGAGTGACCTGACAGTGACGGTGATCGTCGGACCCGGGCTGCGGGCCGACCCCGACCTGCTCCGGGAGACCGCCGAGGCAGAGTTTCCGCAGCTTGGAGTGGTCGGGCGGGTCGAGATCGCGGCGGACGCGGCGGCGGTCGCGGCGTCGCTGGAGCAGATCCCCGGGGCCCTGGTGGTGCTGCCCGGAGACGATCCGGCGACCCGGGAGCTGCTGATCAGCGACGGGCCGCACGCCGCGCGTACGGTCTGGTACGACTTGACCCGCACCGGCCCGGTGCCGGTCGCCGGTGACGCCGTCCACCTGTACGGGCGGGGCGTCTGGGGCCTGTGCTGGGCGATCCGGCATGCGGTGCACCGGCTCCGCCGGCCGGCGCGGCGGTTCCGCTACGGGCCGGACCCGGAGCAGTGGGCCGAGCTGCGGCTACCCCGACCGCGGCCCGGGGGCGACCCGCCCCCGGTGGCGGTGCTGCTCCACGGCGGCTTCTGGCGATCGCAGTGGGCGGCCGACCTGATGGACGCGCTCGCCATCGACCTCGCGGACCGGGGCTACGCCGCCTGGAACCTGGAGTACCGGCGACCGGACCAGCACGGCTGGGCGGCCACCGCCGCCGATGTGGCGGCCGGGATCGCGGCGCTCTCCGCGCTGCCCGAGTTCCCCGACCGCCCGGACCGGCTCGACCTGGACCGGGTCGCGGTGCTGGGGCACTCCGCCGGTGGGCAGCTGGCGCTGCGGGCGGCGGCCGACAGCGCCACCGATGGGCCGGTGCGGGTGGCGGTGGCGGTGTCGCTGGCCGGGGTGGTCGATCTGGTCGAGGCGCAGCGCCGGTGGCTGGGCACCGGGGCGGTGGCGGCCGCACTGGGAGGCACCCCGGAGCAGGTCCCGGCGCAGTACGCGGCGGCGGACCCGGCGGCGCGGCTGCCGCTGCGGGTACCGCAGCTGATCGTGCAGGGGCGGCAGGACGATCCGGACCTGGTGGACCTGAACCGTCGGTACGCGGAGTCGGCGCGGTCGGCCGGGGACCGGGTGACGGTGTTGGAGTCCGCCGGCGACCACTTCTCGGTGATCGACCCGGCGGCGCCGATCTGGCATACGACCTTTGCCCGGCTCGCCGAGCAGCTGGAAGTTAAGTCTCAGTGAACAGGTTCAGAAGAGTCGCGGGGTCACCACGGAGACCACGGTGGTGACCTGATCGGTGTCGTTGTAGAGCCGGTGCGACACCGTCGAACGCAGATGCAGGCTGTCTCCCGGGTAGAGCCGGTGCTCGACGCCCTCCACCTCGTAGAGCAGCTCGCCCTCGACCACGTAGGCGAACTCCTCGCCCGGGTGGCCGTACGCGTCCTCCTTGCGGCCGCCCGGGGCGATGTGCACCAGCATCGGTTCCAACACCAGGTTGCGGCCGCGGTCGGAGAGCATCCGGTAGGTCTGCTGGCCCGAGACGTACTGGCTGCCGGCGACCTCCCGGCGGGTCAGGGTGAAGTGGACCGGCAGGTCTTCGGCCTGGTGATTGCTTTGTGGCCGGCTGGGGGGCTGCCCGCCGGCCCCGCCGGTGGGCGTCGAGTCGTCGTGGAAGAACTCGGCGACGCTGTGCCCGAGCGCGCTGGCCACGCTGCCGAGGGCGGTCAGGCCGATCGAGGAGATGCCCCGCTCGACCTGGGAGAGGAAACCGATCGAGAGCCCGGAACGGGCGGCGAGCCCGCGCAGGGTGAGGCCCTGCTCGGTGCGGAACTGCCGCATCCGGGCACCGATCAGGTCAGGGCTGGCTGCCTCGGTGTGAGGGCGGTGGTCCGACGAACTGCGCACCGGGGGAGACCTCCTGCTGGTCTTGGTCGCTGGCGCTTCACTCGTGTTCGATGGTATCTAAACTTTCCGGATCCGCGGAGGTCACGGGCCGCCAATTCAGCGGTGTCGAGAGCACCATGGTGCTGGAGGGGCGGCCGTAGGGCGCCAGTTGGTCGATCACCCGCTCGAACGCGTCCATCGACCCGGCCGCAACCTTCAACAGGCTGCAGGCGTCGCCGGTGATCCGGTAGATCTCCAGGATTTCCGGCCACTGCGCGACCTGCGGGTCGCGCAGCACGCAGCGGGGGCCATAACAGGACATCCGGATCATCGCCAGCACCGACCAACCGGTCTTGGCCCGGTCCACGTGGGCGTGGTACCCGGTGATCACCCCGGTCTGCTCCAGCCGGCGTACCCGTTCGGCGACCGCCGGCGGCGAGAGGTGCACCCGGCGGGAGAGCTCGCTGTACGACAATCGGGCGTCGGCCTGCAATTCGGTTAGTAGCGCCCAGTCGGTCGAATCCATCATTCGGTTTCCGTTCCAAAAGTCCACCAGCGTCACCGGCCTCGGATGACAAGCCACCAGGCTATCCGACCGTTGATCCGTACTTCCGTTTCCCGGTCGCCGACGAGATCATGAAGGGCATGGCGAGCGGTGTACGCAACGGGGGGCCCAAGGTCGAGTTCGACCAGCAGGTGCCGTATGACCAGTACGTCAGGGCCACCACGCTGCACTCGTTGCAGCGGCCGGTCACCTCCGATCCGGGCGAGATGTCGTTCCTGATGATCAGCCAGGTGATGGAGCTCTACTTCGGGCTGATCCGCTTCGAGCTCCAGCAGATCCAGGATCGGCTACGCGCCGACGACGTCTGGGGGGCGCTGGCCCCGATCCGTCGCGCCAGCCTCCACCTGGACGGGCTGAACGCCGCCTGGCGCGGGCTGGGCTGGATGACCCCGGTCGACTTCCAACGGTTCCGGGAGCAGCTGGGCGAGGCCTCCGGCTTCCAGTCCGCGATGTACCGGCACCTGGAGATGCTGCTGGGGCTCAAGTCGGCGACCCTGATCCGGCCGTTCAAGCGACAACGCGATGTCTACCAGGCGCTGACCGATGGGCTGGCCGCGCCGAGCCTGTGGGACGACGTGGTGGCGCTGCTCGGCCGGCGCGGCTACGCCATCCCCCAGGAGTTGGTCGACCGCGACTTCGCCGCCGAGTATGAACCGTCCGCCGAGGTCGAAGCGGCCTGGGTGAAGATCTACCACGACGACCGGCCCGACAACGAACTCCGGCTGCTCGGCGAGGCGCTCACCGACCTGGTCGAGAAGTACGGGCACTGGCGCGACCAGCACGTCACCGCGGTACGCCGGACCATGGGAGCCAAGGCCGGCAGCGGCGGCTCTTCCGGTCTAGCCTGGCTGCAGAACCGCGCGGCGCAGCCGGTCTTCCCGGAGCTGTGGTCCGCGCGTACCGAGATGTGACCGGCGGAGGCGCGATGGACCAGCCCGAGAGCGAATCCCAGCAACGGGACGAGGCCGACCCGGGCCACCGCCCCTGGTTCCACATCCCGCCGGCCGAGGGCGGCGACTATCCGGAGGCCGCCTACCTGGCGGGTAACTCACTCGGCCTGCCGCCTCGCGCCACCCGCGCCGAACTACTGGCCGATGTGGACGCGTGGGCGCAGCTCGGGGTGGAGGGGCACCTGGTGGGTGAACGGCCCTGGCTTCCCTACCACGAGCAGCTCACCGAGCCGGCCGCGCGGCTGGTCGGCGCGCTGCCCGCCGAGACCGTGGTGATGAATTCGCTGACGGTCAACCTGCACCTGCTGATGGTCTCCTTCTACCGGCCGGCCGGGCAGCGTAACCGGATCCTGATCGAGGACACCGCCTTCCCCTCGGACAGCTACGCGGTGCGTAGCCAGGTCCGTTACCACGGGCTCGATCCGGAGCAGACGGTCCGCCGGCTCACCCCCCGCGCCGGCGAAGCCCACCTGCGCACTGAAGACATTGTGGAGCTGTTGCGCCGCGAAGGGGAGACGGTCGCGCTGGTGCTGCTCGGCGGCGTCAACTACCTGACCGGCGAACTGCTCGACCTGCCGGCGATCACCACGGCCGGGCGGGAGGCGGGCGCGGTGGTCGGATGGGACCTCGCCCACGCCGCCGGCAATGTGCCGCTGCGGCTACACGACTGGGGCGTCGACTTCGCCGCCTGGTGCTCGTACAAATACCTCAACGCCGGCCCCGGCGCGCTGGGCGGCGTCTTTATCCACCAACGCCACCTCGGCCGCGACGACCTGCCCCGGTTCGAAGGGTGGTGGAGCACCGACCCGGCGACCCGGTTCGAGATGGCCCCGGTGTCGCGCCCACCCGCCGCGGCCGACGCCTGGCAGATCTCCAACCCGCCGATCTTCGCGATGGGCCCGGTCCGCACCTCCCTGGAGATCTTCGACAAGGTGGGGATGGCGGCGCTACGATCCCGCAGCATCCGGCTCACCGGCTACCTCGCCGACCTACTCGACGAGATCGGCGCCCCGATGGTCACCCCACGCGATCCGCAGCGGCGCGGCGCACAACTCTCGGTACGGGTCGCCGACTCGGGCGGCCTCACCAAGCGGCTGCGCACCGAGCACGGGGTGGTCGCCGACGCCCGCCCGCCCGACCTGGTCCGGCTGGCGCCGGTGCCGCTCTACTCGACATACCACGACTGCTGGCGCGCCGCCCGGGCGCTAGCCGACCTAGGGGTGGGAGCATGAAACGCGACGAGGACGTGGCGGTCGTCGGTGCCGGGCTCGCCGGCTGCCTGCTCGCGTGCTACCTGGCGCGGCGTGGCCGCCGGGTCACCATGTACGAGCGACGCGCCGACCCCCGGACCGGCGCCGCCGAACGCGGGCGCTCGATCAACCTGGCGCTCTCGGAGCGAGGGCTGGACGCGTTGCGCCGGATCGGCCTCGCCGAGGTGGCGCTGGCCGACGCGTTGCCGATGCGGGGCCGGATGATCCACCCCGTCCAGGGGGAGCTCGATTTCCAGCCGTACAGCTCCGACCAGGATCGCGCCATCAACTCGATCAGCCGGGGATCGCTGAACCAGGCGCTGTTGGACGCGGCGCTCGCCGCCGGCGTGGAAGTCCACTTCGAGCACACGCTGGTCGGCCTCGCCCCGGCCACCGGTGACCTCCGGTTCGAAACACCTGCCGGTGACCGCAAGGCCACCGCCGCCGTCGTCTTCGGTACCGACGGCGCCGGCTCCGCAGTCCGCGGGCAACTGCTCGGCCACGGCCTGCTCACCGAGGAACTCGACTTCCTGGACTACGGCTACAAGGAGCTGACGATCCCGGCGCGCGACGGCCAGTTCGCGCTCGACCCCGGCGCCCTGCACATCTGGCCCCGCGGCACCTCGATGATGATCGCGCTGCCGAACCCGGACCGCTCCTTCACCTGCACCCTGTTCTGGCCGACCGGCGGGGTCAGCAGCTTCGCCTCGCTCGCCAGCCCGGCCGCGATCGAGCAACACTTCGCCACCCACTACCCGGACGTGCCGGCGCTCGCCCCCGATCTGGTCGACGACTACCGGCGTAACCCGGTCGGCCTGCTCGGGACGGTGCGGTGCGCCCCCTGGCAGGCACACGGACGGGTCTGCCTGCTCGGCGACGCCGCCCACGCCATCGTGCCCTTCTACGGCCAGGGTGCGAACTGTGCCTTCGAGGACGTGGTGTGGCTGGACCACTGTCTGGAGGAGACCGGCGACGACTGGTCCCACGCCCTGCCGCTGTTCGAGCAGCGCCGTCGGGAGCACACCGAAGCCATCGCCGAGATGGCTTTGGACAACTTCGTCGAGATGCGCGACCGGGTCGCCTCCCCGGCGTACCAGCTGCGCAAGCAGGTCGAGCACGGACTGGAGCGGCTGCTGCCGGGCCGGTATGTGTCCCGCTACGAGCTGGTCTCGTTCAGCAGCACCCCGTACGCGGAGGTGCGGCAGCGGGTACGTCGACAGCAGCGGGCGGTGCTCGCCGCGGGCGCCGTCGCCGGGGCCGGGCTGCTGCTCGCCGGGCTCGCCGCGGTTCGGCGGTGGCGGCGATGACCGAGTGGCCGATTGAACTCCGTCGTGGGTTTCCCGCTGGTGGTCCGGTGGGTCTGCGGCATTTGGTGGGTGGCCGGTGGCGTGATGACGGGTCCGGGTTTGCTAAGCGCAGCCCGGTGACGGGTCGGGTGGTCGCCGAGGTGCCGGAGGCGTCGGAGTCGGTGGTGGATGAGGCGGTGGCGGCTGCGCGGGGGGCGTTGCGGGGGCCGTGGGGGCGGTTGTCCGCGCAGCAGCGGGCGACGCTGCTGCGCCGGGTCGCCGACGAGTTGGAGCGGCGGTTCGAGGATTTGGTGACGGCTGAGGTGGCCGATACCGGCAAACCGGTCGGGCAGGCGCAGCGGTTGGACATCCCCCGTGGGGCGGCGAACTTCCGGGCGTTTGCCGACCTGATCAGTACCGCTGGCACGGAGTCGTTTGAGACGGTTACCGCCGACGGGGCGCGGGCGCTCAACTACGCCGTACGCAAGCCGGTGGGGGTGGTGGCGGTGGTGGTGCCGTGGAATCTGCCGCTGTTGTTGTTGACGTGGAAGGTGGCGCCGGCGTTGGCGTGTGGTAATGCGGTGGTGGTGAAGCCGTCGGAGGAGACGCCGTCGTCGGCGACGGTGTTGGCGGAGGCGTTGGCGGCGGCGGGGGTGCCGGATGGGGTGTTCAATCTGGTGCATGGTCACGGTGCGGGGGCGGCGGGGGAGTGGTTGACGTCGCATCCGGGGGTGGATGCGGTGACGTTTACGGGGGAGTCGGCGACTGGTAGTGCGATTATGCGGTCGGCGGCGTCAACGGTGAAGCCGGTGTCGTTCGAGTTGGGGGGTAAGAACGCCGGGGTGGTGTTCGCCGATGCGGATCTGGACGCGGCGGTGGCCGGGTCGGTGCGGTCGAGTTTCACCAATGGTGGTCAGGTGTGTCTGTGTACGGAGCGGTTGTTGGTGCAGCGGCCGGTGTTTGACGAGTTCGTGTCGCGGTTTGTGGCTGCTTCGCAGCAGTTGGGGTGGGGTTGGCCGGATGCTGGGGAGGCGGTGACGATGCCGTTGATTTCGGCGGGTCATCGGGAGAAGGTGTTGGGTTGTTACGACCTGGCGGGTGTTGAGGGTGCGACGGTGCATACCGGTGGTGGGGTGCCGGTCTTTGGTGATCAGCGTGATGAGGGTTGTTATGTGCAGCCGACGGTCTGGACCGGGCTGCCGGCGCAGGCGCGCACCAACCGGGAGGAGATCTTCGGCCCGGCGGTACACGTGGCGCCGTTCGACGAGGAGGACGAGGCGTGGGCGTTGGCGAACGACAGTGACTACGGGCTGGCGGCGGCGGTGTGGACCCGGGACGTCGGGCGGGCGCACCGGGCCGGGCAGCGACTTGACGCTGGGCTGGTCTGGGTGAACACCTGGTTCCTGCGGGATCTGCGGACCCCGTTCGGCGGCGTGAAGGCCTCGGGGGTGGGTCGGGAAGGTGGCCGGCATTCGCTTGATTTCTATTCCGAGTTGACCAACGTCTGCGTGGAGTTCTCATGACCCCCCATCGAGTTGATCATGGACCTAGGTACGGGGTGGGGGCGGTTTCCGGTCCCCAACCCCATGGTCAACCGGAGTGGGTGGTCGCGGCGGTGGGGGAGTTGACGGCGGCGTATCAGACCGGTGTTGGCTGCCCACCGTTGCGGGGGCGGTTGC carries:
- a CDS encoding TIGR04076 family protein; this translates as MADEADVTEVYDLRVTVDRIDGRSACGMAVGDCFELVESAHLRLPDGKPFCVWALAAVLPFLAAKQRELPAGDWLAQDAHFCCPDPEEGLVMKVERTGRRRLPTSELT
- a CDS encoding amidohydrolase family protein, with the protein product MTRPGKPAPVVLTNCTVIDARVLDGVAPLPQAAVWVTGGRIAEVGPAEKVVDQARAAGDVTEVDLDGAYLTPGLVNMHTHLSLSLPGRRGDGIRGLSPHELALYMADGARRTLAGGVTTVRCVAEKDHADFALRRAIKTGRAYGPRIFTAGQALVCTGGHGHGGGETLECDGPTGFRRGVRTQVRAGADLIKVMISGGIAGEHEQIDTRQLFPDELAAVIETAHAWGRKVTAHAGPASVIADAVAQGLDCVEHGYQLTDEIAEQMAARGTALVPTLLVTRCKEFFDELGVPEWMQCRSLGAGPRHLESYQAALRAGVEILLGSDMPPFWPFEGTNATVRELEYLAEAGLPPARALYAGTLGPVRWLAAEADLGTVESGKYADLIAMDGDPTADTGAFRGVRWVMKGGRVVRDDRAGWSI
- a CDS encoding Lrp/AsnC family transcriptional regulator, whose amino-acid sequence is MDSTDWALLTELQADARLSYSELSRRVHLSPPAVAERVRRLEQTGVITGYHAHVDRAKTGWSVLAMIRMSCYGPRCVLRDPQVAQWPEILEIYRITGDACSLLKVAAGSMDAFERVIDQLAPYGRPSSTMVLSTPLNWRPVTSADPESLDTIEHE
- a CDS encoding alpha/beta hydrolase, with protein sequence MMSDLTVTVIVGPGLRADPDLLRETAEAEFPQLGVVGRVEIAADAAAVAASLEQIPGALVVLPGDDPATRELLISDGPHAARTVWYDLTRTGPVPVAGDAVHLYGRGVWGLCWAIRHAVHRLRRPARRFRYGPDPEQWAELRLPRPRPGGDPPPVAVLLHGGFWRSQWAADLMDALAIDLADRGYAAWNLEYRRPDQHGWAATAADVAAGIAALSALPEFPDRPDRLDLDRVAVLGHSAGGQLALRAAADSATDGPVRVAVAVSLAGVVDLVEAQRRWLGTGAVAAALGGTPEQVPAQYAAADPAARLPLRVPQLIVQGRQDDPDLVDLNRRYAESARSAGDRVTVLESAGDHFSVIDPAAPIWHTTFARLAEQLEVKSQ
- a CDS encoding helix-turn-helix domain-containing protein; translated protein: MRSSSDHRPHTEAASPDLIGARMRQFRTEQGLTLRGLAARSGLSIGFLSQVERGISSIGLTALGSVASALGHSVAEFFHDDSTPTGGAGGQPPSRPQSNHQAEDLPVHFTLTRREVAGSQYVSGQQTYRMLSDRGRNLVLEPMLVHIAPGGRKEDAYGHPGEEFAYVVEGELLYEVEGVEHRLYPGDSLHLRSTVSHRLYNDTDQVTTVVSVVTPRLF
- a CDS encoding hydantoinase B/oxoprolinase family protein, producing MTTLDGATAEVVRSYLLSAAEEMRATLIRTSFNPVIYEVHDFGMSMYDAQLRLIAEATGLGIFLGANDYSLRKGVEYVGRENLYPGDVVLLNYPYWNAAHSYDATLFAPVFQPDPADPGGDGELVAFLCIRAHWMDLGAKDPGYVLDSTDVHQEGLLFPGTKVVERGEPVRAIHELIRFNSRMPGETLGDLHAQIAALRTGERRFLEILGKFGKPAVASAIEWMIADGKARTSAALATLPQGSWTAVDWLDDDGVGDEPVRMQATVTIADGTFTVDFAGSSAAVRGPVNMPFGATEAICKVVLKSLTSRDQPSNEGTTAPLRVRAEPSTLFHAVYPQPTFTLWTGNVALELIYKALAQGMAEQLPASSGGDLPGFMMVGVHPDTGQLFAVSNNEPVGWGGAPEHDGANATSHVAACTGRATPVEVMEARTGMFIERWEIRTDSGGAGQFRGGAGLRRDITFVSPGEFLSVIKKTRTRPWALLGGEEPEPNQFVVHPGTDREARVSTTRTPVQPGDRVTVLTAGGGGHGDPRQRDPESVRRDVAEGYVSAEAAREIYGVAP
- a CDS encoding LLM class flavin-dependent oxidoreductase, which codes for MSEIGLGVQSDKRPGEYAALAALAEGYGFDVVSVYGDLMYQPPLGPLLEMAGATDRIRLGPACLNPYSLAPYEIAGQIATLDAVSGGRAYLGLARGSWLDAVGIDQARPVTRLAEAVDVIYRLLGGDTTGVDGRVFRLAPGTALRFPIHRPDPPLLLGAWGPRGAALAGRLAQEIKVGGSANPELVPVIRERIRPGAERAGRSLDEVGLVFGAVTVVDLDGDAARATARTEVAMYLAVVAELDPTVALPPGLLAQVQQALAAGDDAAAGALIPDDVLHRFAFAGTPAEVAAHARALFDAGVRRVEFGTPHGLTGPHGVDLLGTRVLPLLRP
- a CDS encoding NADPH:quinone oxidoreductase family protein → MRRLVAYEHGEPEQVLTVADLPDDPPPGAGEVQLAVHAVGLNFLDVSLCRGNYPMLPDPPYTPGVEVAGRVVAAGAGATELLGEEVIACPTLPRGALGETVTVAADLVVRRPADVPAIEAAGLPVIYQTGWFALERAWVGAGDTVLIHAGAGGVGIATTQLAVARGATVFCTAGGPEKAAVCRAHGAALAIDYQREDFVAAVQEATGGRGVDVVVDPVGGEVFTRSIECLAFEGRMVPVGTAAAPPPKVDPMELVGANLSLIGVAWGSAYPWHAPAAVAKAYQELFSLYRSGDIRPPVSRVVPLAQTPQVLADLGARRTTGKLVVQVGADDG